The window AAAGGCCTTGAGGCCAGGTAAGAAGCCCATGCTGTGATGCACAGTGCCGTAGTTGGAGGCAAACATCACGCCTGCAATGGCCGCCAAGACGGCACCGATGATGAAGGTGGCAGAGATGACCATGTCGGGCTTGACACCCATCAAAGCCGCAACGCGTGGATTCTCGGAGGTGGCGCGCATGGCACGGCCCAACTTGGTGGAATTGACCAACCACATGAGCAAGGCCAAGGAAATGGCGGTGACGCCTAAGATCATGATTTGCGTGGTGGAGATCACAGCGCCGCCCACTTGAATGGGGGTGGCAGACAACAAGGTGGGATAGGGTTTGTAGTTGGGCTTCCAGATGATCATCGCCAAGGTTTGCAGCAAGATGCTGACACCAATGGCCGTGATGAGGGGCGCCAACTTGGGGCTGTTGCGCAAAGGACGGTATGCAATTTTCTCAATCGCAAAGTTGAGCGTTGCGGCCACCACACTGGCAATGATCAAAGAGATCAGCAACATGAGCCAACCCGGCAAACCTGGCATGGACTCTTGCATCAATCCAATCACTGACCAACTGGTGAGCGCAGCCACCATGAGCACTTCACCGTGCGCAAAGTTGATCAAATTGATGATGCCGTAGACCATGGTGTAACCCAAGGCAATCAAGGCGTACATGCTGCCTTGAACCAGTCCATTGATCACTTGTTGAAGAAATACATC is drawn from Limnohabitans sp. 103DPR2 and contains these coding sequences:
- a CDS encoding branched-chain amino acid ABC transporter permease, which codes for MDVFLQQVINGLVQGSMYALIALGYTMVYGIINLINFAHGEVLMVAALTSWSVIGLMQESMPGLPGWLMLLISLIIASVVAATLNFAIEKIAYRPLRNSPKLAPLITAIGVSILLQTLAMIIWKPNYKPYPTLLSATPIQVGGAVISTTQIMILGVTAISLALLMWLVNSTKLGRAMRATSENPRVAALMGVKPDMVISATFIIGAVLAAIAGVMFASNYGTVHHSMGFLPGLKAFTAAVFGGIGNLTGAVVGGILLGLIESIGSGYIGHLTGGVLGSHYADIFAFIVLIVVLTLRPSGLMGERVADRA